From Lewinellaceae bacterium:
CGAAACCGGAGCCGTAGCCGTTGAAGAAGTAGGTGGGCACCCAGTCCACCGTTAGGTTGACCGGAGCATTCGGGAAGGCAAAGTCAAGCCCCAGGTATCCCTGGGCACCAATCGTGGTCGTAGAGTAATTCTCTCCCAGAAAAACATCAAAATTCCAGAAAAAGACGGAAGCGCCTGCGCCGAAGTACCAGCTCAGGCCTTCCACCCCTTCCACATCGAGCGGTTTGTGAATTAGATAAGCAGCGCTGATATTCGTCCATCGATAACCAGACCAGCCTCGGGTACCGACGTATGCCTCCAAGGCGTGCGAATCATTCAGGAAGTATTTAAAAGAAGCAGAAAGCGGATACCCCAGGCGGGCACCGACAGCGGATTTGTATTCCTGAGCCTGGGTTGCGAAGGAAAGCATCAAGAAGATGGCTGCGATCGGGAAAATCAACTTTTGCTTTTTCATGGCTTTGAGTTTGTTTTTGATAATTAGGTAAATGCTTTTGATTTCACTCCTTTGTTCCACCAATCCCGAAAAGGTACCCATAGGAAGGAATTTTTTTTACGCCATTGCTTCATTTGTCCGAAAAAGGAAATTTTCATACCCGGATGCAGAGAAATTGCCAGGCTGTATATACATTTGAGTTTTACCAATCTCTGCAAATCCGAAGGCTTTATGCATACTACTCTTGCCCGTTTGCTGTCCAGGTTTTTCTATGCCTTGATTTTGGCAGTTGCCCCTTTCAGCCTTGAGGCCCAGGAACTGTCGGCCTACACGCTGACTGATACTATACAAGCACGATACTACCTGCAACAAGCCCAGCAACAGCTGGATTCATTCCGATATGAGGCGGCCCTGGCCTCGGCCCGGCAAGCAGAGCCCATTTTCGAGGAATTATTTGGTCCCAAAAACAGCCGAATGGCTGATGTTTACGCTTTGCTTGGCCTCTGCTGCCTCAAGGCTAAACCGAAAGAAGCAGCCATTTACTACCAAAAGATCATAGAGATGGAATGGCCCGCCTCTGGTTTGAGCCGGGCACATTTATTCTTCTTCAAAGGCGTCTTTCTGCACTCGGCCGGCGAAGAGGATGCCGCTCTGCAAGCGTATCGGGATGCATTAGGCTTGTACCTGAAACAGCCGGGGACGCCGCACGGCAACACCGCTCGCATTTACAACAATGCAGGCATAGTGTTGGCCGGGAAAGGGCAGTACGAGGAGGCACTGAAGCATTACCAGTTGGCGCTGGAACTGTGGCACCGAATCCACGGGCCAATGCACCCCAATTTGGCCCACGCCTACAACAACCGGGGGCTGGTATATGCCGATCAGGCTAAATACGATATTGCGCTGGATAATTATGCCCAGGCCCTGTACATAAGGGAAAAGTGCCTGGGAAATAATCATCCGGAAGTGGCCGCAACCCGGATCAACATCGGCCTGGTTTATGCTGCCAAAAGGGACCTGGGCCGGGCTGCCGGTCATTTTTACAGCGCGCTGGAAATCATTCTGAAAACCGGAACCACCGCTTATCTGCCCTTTGCCTACACCAATATAGGCTTGATTCACAGCGGCAAGCAAGAGCATGATATTGCCCGCGCCTTTTTCGAGAAATCACTGGCCGTGGAACAAACCCTTTACCCCCCCGGCCATCCCCAATTGGCTTTGACCTATTTCAACATTGGCGCAACTTATAAAGACCAAGGCCAATATGACAATGCAGAAAAATACTACCAGAAGGCTCTGGACATCGCCACCGAAGAAAATACCTCCCTGGGAACTTTCTATAACGGCTTGGGCCTGATATGCCAGGAAAAAGGGAAATACGAGCAGGCGGAGACATGGTACCAGAAGGCTTTGGACAGGCAGACCGCCCTTTTCGGCCGGCGTCACCCAACAGTGGCCAATGCCTATTACAATTTGGCCCGCCTGCGGCAGGCGGAAGGCCGCCTGCCGGAAGCGCTGGACTACAACCAGCAGGCTCAGGAGAGCCTCGGCTACCGGAGCGGGCAGAGCATCGAAGGCGTCTCCTCCCCTTTCGAGCTTTGTCAGGTGATGAGCCAGGAAAACCGCTTGCTTGGGGATTGGGCCCGGCAGGCAGGCCAGCCAGAAGCGATGAACAAGATGCGCGAATCCTGCGCCCGCACCCTCGACATTTTCTCGAAACTGGGCAGTTCCTACATCGACCCTTCTTCCCGGCAAGAATTGATGGGTGCCGCTTTTTCCAGCTTCGAGGCTGCCATTGCCGCCAACATGGGGCTGGCCCAGCTCACCGCCAACAAACAGTACCAAACCGATGCCTTTGAGTACGCCGAACGTTCCAAGGCCCTGCTGCTCTACGAAGCCATCCGGGAAGCCGAAGCCTTAAAGATCGCCGGCATTCCGGACAGCCTGCTCCAACAGGAAAAGAACTTGCGCCTCGACATTGCTGCCTATGATAAACTACGGCAGGAAAAACTGGCCGGCGGCCTGAGTGAAACGGACACCAGCGTTCTGGCCATCGCCGCCAGCCTGCTGCGCCTCCGCCAAAGCCATGAAACATTGAAAAGCCGGTTTGAAGAGGAATACCCCAAATACTACCGGGCCAGATACGAACTGCCTATTCTAAAAGTAGATGAAGTGCAGCAAGAACTGCTGAAGCCCGGCCAATCGCTCGTTGAATACTTCGTAGGCGACAGTGCCGTATACATATTCCTGCTTCAGCCCGATCATTTTGAGGTGGTAGAAGTGAAAAAAGATTCTTCCCTGGAAGCATGGGTGCGGCTCATGACCCAAGAAGGCACTTATGGTTATTATAGCCTGCCCCGCAACGAGCAGAGTTTCAGCAGAAAAGCCGAAACAATTCACAACTACACCATTGCTGCCCGGAAATTGTACGACAAGCTTTGGGCGCCAATCAAAGACAAGCTCACTGAGCAGGTAATCGTAATTCCGGATGGGCCGTTAGGTTACTTGCCATTCGAAGCATTGCTCAGCCGGGAGCCGCCACGAGAAGGCGCATTTAACGAATATCCCTACTTATTGTACGAGCACCAGTTCAGTTACTGTTACTCCGCCACCCTATTACGGGAAATGCAGGAAAAGCCATTTCATCAACCGGCAGAAGGGTTGCTCCTGGCTATGGCACCTTTTTATACCGACGACGTGGAATTGCTGGCCGCCCGCATGGACAGCCTGAGCCTGAAATCTGTAGTTGACCCGGAAGATGTATTAGAACCTTTACCCGGTAGCGGGGAGGAAATAAACCAAATAAACAGGCTCTGGAAGGGCAAAGCTCTTTACGGGCCTCAAGCTTCTCTGGAAAAATTCTTACTCCTGGCGCCAAAACACCTCATCCTCCACCTCAGCACCCATGGCCGCGCGGATGACCGCCTGGGCGACTACGCTTACCTCGCTTTCGGCGTACCCGGCCAGCCTGGTGCCTTCGACAAGCTTTATGCCCGCGATTTGTACAACCTTTCGCTTGACGCAGATTTAGTTTTTCTCTCTGCCTGCGAAACCGGCATCGGCAAGCTGCGGCGGGGCGAAGGCATCGTCAGCCTGGCACGCGCCTTTGCCTACGCAGGCACTAAGAGCGTGGTCACCACCCTTTGGCAAGTTAGAGATAAAGAAACCCAGAGCCTGGCCACCTCTTTTTACACTTATCTCCATGCTGGCAAATCTAAAGACGCAGCACTGCGCCTGGCTAAACTTGAATACCTCGAACAGCAGCAGGGTCAAGGTACTGAGGCACTAGCGCATCCCTTCTTCTGGTCGGGCTTCATCGGGATCGGGGATATGAACAGCCTGAAGAACGGGGCGAAATAAATCTTAGCATGGAAATCGTTTTCTAATATATTTCACCGCCTCGCTCAATTTATCGAAGGCCTCATTGCGAGTATCGTGGCGGACGAAAAATTTTTCTTGTTCGCCATTAGTTTTGGTCCTGGCGCGATAGAACACTGGAGCCTCTGCGGGGAAGCAATCGATACGCAGGATGACCTTTCCATTTACTTCGTCGGCATCAATGTGTACATTCCGATTTGCCAGAACTCCAATACGCTGCCGGACAAAAGTCCCAATCTCCCGACGGTATTCGTCAATCTGTGCACGGCTTGGCTCCATGCCAATTCCATGTATACGTCCCTTATCGTCTACGCCAATAAATATGGTGCCGCCACAATGGTTCATGAATGCGCAAAGAGCCTCGGTGATCTCTTTCTTATACTTTATAGAACTCTTGAACTCTACCCGGTCGCTTTCCCCACGAAAGATCAAATCCTGGCTGCTGGCCAAATCGGTATCATGGAAATAACTTGCCATTTGCTGAGCAAGGATTAGGGTTAGTTTGTAGCGCAGCTCGCTGGGCAAAAGTCCTTCCCGAAGAACGACTTCTCGGCAAATGGCCACCAACGTCCCATTGGAAAGAGCATGAATGATGCCGGTCCGCGACTTTTCGTGAAAGATGGCGATCTCGCCGAATATTTCCCCTTTCCTGATCGTCCTTGTTTTTTTGCTCCGGAGCAGCAATTGAAAGGCACCTTCCGCAACCAGAAAAAAGCATTCATCTCCCTTATGTTCAAAAGAGAATACTTCATCGTTGGCGTTGTATGATTTGATTCGGGATTTCCGGGCAAGCTGCGTTTTTTCAGCTTGTGTAAATATCTGGAAGGAAGGACAGGCCTCGAATGCACCCAGAATGGTTTGAATGTGGTCCGTTCGCACTGGAAATAATTTTAAGGGTTATTAATTACCCTTTGGTTCCAGTAATAGGGCGAAAGGTACCCAGAAGATGTGCAATTTCCTGGATCAATTTTGGATTACCGGATTGCATCCATCTTTACTTTAAGCCTTACGGCCTCTCTGTGGTAAGTGTGCCTGGAATTTTCGACCATTATATCCAGCAAGCGATCTACTTCCCTTTTTTGCGTCGCATAATTCGGCAACAGGTTGAGCAAGAGGTGCCATTCCGCCCAGTCCTTGATCAAGAGGGGATAGCCGGCTGCAACATCGGTAAAAGGCCGAAAAAAATCTACAGCTTTTGAGAACTGCCCCATCTTGAAATATGAATGCGCCAGTAATTCCTGAGCTAGTTCAAAAACCCTGGCACCATCTTCGGGGCCGATCTTGCTAAGTTCAACGATGGCATCCTCGTATTGCCTGTCGGCAAAAGCCAGCCTGCCTGCATCCAATGCAGAAGGTTCTTTCTGCCCGGCTTCCCCCCTGAAACCTTGCGAATCGGGCTGAACTTGAAAATCATAGAATTCATCAGCCAATGCCAGATAGGGACTAGCCGGCACCGGTTCGGCAGATGGTTTTTCCGGTTTGATTTGCCCTGGACTATCCTCTGCCACCGGCTCGGAAGAAAAATCGGGCGTTTCAATTTCCGGTATCGAAGTGGGTGGAGGATCAGGCTGTTGCTGTTCCTCAATTATCGGTTCAGGTTCAGCAGGCAGGTTGAGCTTCGGGCGAAAAAAAAACAAGCCCGCCCCGACAGACGCGGACAGCAGGAGCATCCACCACCCCCAATGGAGGTTTCTCCCTTTTTTTGGCGGCCCCTCCTTTTTCCAGTCTCGCAATTTCTGCCGCAAGTCCTCTTCCAGGAGATATTCCAACCCTTCCTGTTCGAAGCGGTGTACTTCTACCTGATCGGCCAGTTCCCGGTCCGAAGCGATCCGCTGTTCAAAAGCCCAAGCCTCTGCCTCCGGTAATTTGCCTCGGAGGAAATCTTCTATTTTATCGAAAAGTTGCTCTTTGCTTTCCATATCTGATTACTTGACCAAGCTTTTCCAGCCGGGGTTGTCATCCAGGAATTGGCGCAGGCGCAGGCGGCAGCGGTAAGCTTCCTTTTTGGCCATGGCAGCATTACTCAACGGCACGGCACTGGCAATCTCTTCCATGCTATAGTTGAGTTGATATAATTGCAGGATATGCTTACAGCGTTCTCCAATAATGCCCATCGCTTTGACCAAATAGCTTTTTTTCTCTTCGTTAATGACCATCGCCTCGACACTCGGCAGGAC
This genomic window contains:
- a CDS encoding CHAT domain-containing protein, encoding MHTTLARLLSRFFYALILAVAPFSLEAQELSAYTLTDTIQARYYLQQAQQQLDSFRYEAALASARQAEPIFEELFGPKNSRMADVYALLGLCCLKAKPKEAAIYYQKIIEMEWPASGLSRAHLFFFKGVFLHSAGEEDAALQAYRDALGLYLKQPGTPHGNTARIYNNAGIVLAGKGQYEEALKHYQLALELWHRIHGPMHPNLAHAYNNRGLVYADQAKYDIALDNYAQALYIREKCLGNNHPEVAATRINIGLVYAAKRDLGRAAGHFYSALEIILKTGTTAYLPFAYTNIGLIHSGKQEHDIARAFFEKSLAVEQTLYPPGHPQLALTYFNIGATYKDQGQYDNAEKYYQKALDIATEENTSLGTFYNGLGLICQEKGKYEQAETWYQKALDRQTALFGRRHPTVANAYYNLARLRQAEGRLPEALDYNQQAQESLGYRSGQSIEGVSSPFELCQVMSQENRLLGDWARQAGQPEAMNKMRESCARTLDIFSKLGSSYIDPSSRQELMGAAFSSFEAAIAANMGLAQLTANKQYQTDAFEYAERSKALLLYEAIREAEALKIAGIPDSLLQQEKNLRLDIAAYDKLRQEKLAGGLSETDTSVLAIAASLLRLRQSHETLKSRFEEEYPKYYRARYELPILKVDEVQQELLKPGQSLVEYFVGDSAVYIFLLQPDHFEVVEVKKDSSLEAWVRLMTQEGTYGYYSLPRNEQSFSRKAETIHNYTIAARKLYDKLWAPIKDKLTEQVIVIPDGPLGYLPFEALLSREPPREGAFNEYPYLLYEHQFSYCYSATLLREMQEKPFHQPAEGLLLAMAPFYTDDVELLAARMDSLSLKSVVDPEDVLEPLPGSGEEINQINRLWKGKALYGPQASLEKFLLLAPKHLILHLSTHGRADDRLGDYAYLAFGVPGQPGAFDKLYARDLYNLSLDADLVFLSACETGIGKLRRGEGIVSLARAFAYAGTKSVVTTLWQVRDKETQSLATSFYTYLHAGKSKDAALRLAKLEYLEQQQGQGTEALAHPFFWSGFIGIGDMNSLKNGAK
- a CDS encoding putative DNA binding domain-containing protein translates to MRTDHIQTILGAFEACPSFQIFTQAEKTQLARKSRIKSYNANDEVFSFEHKGDECFFLVAEGAFQLLLRSKKTRTIRKGEIFGEIAIFHEKSRTGIIHALSNGTLVAICREVVLREGLLPSELRYKLTLILAQQMASYFHDTDLASSQDLIFRGESDRVEFKSSIKYKKEITEALCAFMNHCGGTIFIGVDDKGRIHGIGMEPSRAQIDEYRREIGTFVRQRIGVLANRNVHIDADEVNGKVILRIDCFPAEAPVFYRARTKTNGEQEKFFVRHDTRNEAFDKLSEAVKYIRKRFPC